The DNA sequence CCGGCCGGCGACCGGGTCGCTATCCGCCCGGGAAGAACGTCACAGGCGGGGTCAGCGGGCCGCCCCGGCGCGTCCCGACGCCCCCCAGCCCGGAGTTGCTGTTCTGTCACGTCTGCGGGCGGGGCCGCAGCACGGATCAGTTCACGCCACCGCGGTGACCTCCACCCAGCCGCGCGAGGTGGTCACCCGACTGGTGCCCACTGGGCAGTGGCGGCCGGGCGACGCGTACATCCTCGTCGTCATGGACACCGACTACGACGTCACCCGCCTCGCCTGCGTCCTGGCCGATCTACCCGTCGAGCCGGTCGGCCGGCTGCGCTCGGACCGGGTCACGCTCCGGGTTGCCGGACCGCGTCGCTCCCCAGGAGGCGGACAGCCCCGCTGGCACGGCGGAATCCTCACCTTCTCCAAGCCTGAGTCCTGGCACACTCCTGACCAGGCCACGACGTGCGACACCACCCACTGAGGCACGGCCGAGGGCCTCGCCTGGGACCGGATGCACCCCAGATTGCAGGCCCGTGGCCCTGGCTCGACCACTGCGACAAACCCCCTTTCATCCACGGCACGTCGATCCGGCTGAAGGTCGAGTACCTACCTGCCCGGTGACCGCGAACCCCAAGCCGGTGCGCCTGTGGTCCTCGCGCACCGCCATGACCGGCCGGGACGTCCATGTCGACTGACGGGCGTTCCTCCGCAGATTCGATCTTCAGCACACCTTCCGGCTGTTCAAGCAGACCCCCGGCTGGGCCGTCCCCAAAGTCCGCGATCCGCACGCGGCCGACCTGTGGACCTGGGTGGTCGTCGCCGCCCACACCCAACTCAGCCTCGTCCGGCCCCTCGCCGAGGACCTCCGCAGGCCCTGGGAACGGCCCGCCGAGCCGCGTTCACTCACCCCCGCCCGGGTCCGCCGAGGGTTCAGGAACCTGCACGCGCGGACGGGGATGCTGTCGCATAACTGCCGCCCGGTAGCGGTCAAAACCCTGTTCTGGCCTTGTGATCGAAGAGTTTACTGAGGTTGTTGACCGCGCCGAGGAATTTGATCTTCACGCACACCGACCTGATCCAGTAGACGACTGCTGGAACCGCCCCGCGCCCCTGGACGGGCGACCTGCAATCTTCTAGTAGTTGCCCTTTCACGAGTTGACGATCAGCGGGGGCACCGCCTGCAGTAGCCGGACGGGCATCACGGGCCAGGATCGGGCAGCCGAGTTGGGCGCTTTCGGAGCTGGGGCGGCTCTGATGGAGCTGTCCTCGATGAGGATGCCGACCGGGAGCGTGTTCGAGGGTGTGCCAGCGGCCTTCCGTATCGTCTTCCGGTCGTCTCGGTCCGGTTTCCGGGTCCGGCGAATTCAGAAGGAATCGAGGTGGGCGTCCACGTCGGGGTAGCGGGTGACGGATGGCCGGTCGATGACCGTGCCTCGTGCGACGACCATCAGCGGGTCGGTGAATGCCCGGAATCCGTCGAGCGGGTTCGAGCCGAGGACGACCAGATCCGCGGCCTTACCGGGCTCGATCGAGCCCGTGACGTCGTCCAGGCCGAGGATCTTCGCGTTGGTCCTCGTAGCGGCATTCAGCGCCCGTGCCGGGGTGAGCCCGCCGTAGCGGACCACAAGATCCATCTCGCGCCAGGCGTTGTAGTGGGTGACAAAGGTGAGTGCCGAGTCGGTGCCCATGCCGATGCTGATCCCGTGCTCCTGGGCAGCCTGGATGCCCTGGATCATCTCCTCCAGGACCATCCCGGCGTTCGCCTTGACGGTGTCGTTGATGCCGGTGACCGCCTGATCTAGCTTCACCAGCGGAAGGCACGCCTGCAAGGTCGGAATGAGCGCCGACGTCCCCTTCAGCGAGCGCGGATTGTCCAGGAACAGGCCGATGATCTCTGAAGTCATTCCCGCGCCGTGCTCGATCGTGTCGGCACCGGCGCGCAGCGACGCGAGGATGCCCTCCTTGCTCTGGGCATGCGCGGCGACGAGGACGCCGGCGTTGTGAGCCTCCTCGCAGATCGCCGTCATCTCCTCCTCAGTCATTTCCGGTCGCCCGGCCTGACCGATCGTGCGGGCATCGGTCACCCCGCCGGTGGCCGAGATCTTGATCGCCTTGACGCCGTGCCGCAGGTTGAGACGGGTGTTGCGACGGGCCTCCCAGGGCGAGTCCGCGATCAAGGCGATCTGCGGAGCACCGTGGCCTCCAGTCACCGCGAGCAACGGCCCCGACGCGAGCATCCGGGGCCCGAGGTATCTGCCGCGGTCGATCTCATCCGCGACCGCGACGACCTCGTAGGCGACGTCACCCACTGTGCGAATCGTGGTCACACCCGAACGCAGC is a window from the Streptomyces sp. NBC_01244 genome containing:
- a CDS encoding transposase, which encodes MTSTQPREVVTRLVPTGQWRPGDAYILVVMDTDYDVTRLACVLADLPVEPVGRLRSDRVTLRVAGPRRSPGGGQPRWHGGILTFSKPESWHTPDQATTCDTTH
- a CDS encoding amidohydrolase family protein, giving the protein MAGGCKLRSTGPAPPHQAGGRSDAFNLVARSLIMAGRFALTDATIVTGDTEGTVLPDRTIVVGADGEIEQVGPTATTPVPGGYRAIDTAGRFVVPGLINAHAHLFSDGRPLPAILLNESTQGLVSLFSHSPVGRRFFKRRTKTNVLTQLRSGVTTIRTVGDVAYEVVAVADEIDRGRYLGPRMLASGPLLAVTGGHGAPQIALIADSPWEARRNTRLNLRHGVKAIKISATGGVTDARTIGQAGRPEMTEEEMTAICEEAHNAGVLVAAHAQSKEGILASLRAGADTIEHGAGMTSEIIGLFLDNPRSLKGTSALIPTLQACLPLVKLDQAVTGINDTVKANAGMVLEEMIQGIQAAQEHGISIGMGTDSALTFVTHYNAWREMDLVVRYGGLTPARALNAATRTNAKILGLDDVTGSIEPGKAADLVVLGSNPLDGFRAFTDPLMVVARGTVIDRPSVTRYPDVDAHLDSF